Proteins from a single region of Capsicum annuum cultivar UCD-10X-F1 unplaced genomic scaffold, UCD10Xv1.1 ctg81395, whole genome shotgun sequence:
- the LOC124895338 gene encoding cytochrome P450 CYP749A22-like, which yields MIKEILNNKEGAYVQRKFGGPLLDLFGNGLPFSEGQKWSKLRKVADYAFHGQSLKEMIPAMIGSAEAMLKTWKSYEGKEIEVYEQFKLMSAEIISKTAFGSSYLEGKHIFQMLDKLTRIIYMDHRKTKIPGIKTSGEIESGKLREALRDSIMLMLKKREDNVKTGQTESYGGDFLGSLLKAHHDADVKTRISVDDIIDECKTFYFAAHETTTNLLSWSVLLLASHPEWQEKARQEVLELYGQETPKTESISRLHIVGMILSETLRLYSPVIYLVRTAARNTRLGGLTIPAGLGLYVPPLFVHNSCELWGDDAHLFKPERFAEGMAKATRDQLMSYLAFGFGPRKCVGNNFATTEAKITLAMILQRYKFTLSPNYIHSPTVVLNLQPKHGVQVILSPL from the exons ATGATCAAAGAAATTCTTAACAACAAAGAAGGTGCATACGTTCAGCGTAAATTTGGCGGTCCTTTATTGGATTTATTTGGGAATGGACTTCCATTTTCAGAAGGCCAGAAATGGTCTAAACTTCGAAAAGTGGCTGATTATGCTTTCCATGGACAAAGCCTGAAG GAAATGATTCCAGCAATGATTGGAAGTGCGGAAGCAATGTTGAAAACATGGAAATCTTATGAAGGTAAAGAGATTGAAGTGTATGAACAGTTCAAGCTTATGAGCGCGGAAATCATCTCGAAAACTGCTTTTGGAAGCAGCTACTTGGAGGGGAAACATATATTCCAAATGTTGGACAAATTAACTCGAATCATTTACATGGATCACCGAAAGACTAAAATTCCCGGAATCAA GACATCCGGCGAAATAGAATCTGGCAAGCTCCGAGAAGCTCTTCGCGACTCGATCATGTTAatgttaaagaaaagagaagataaTGTCAAGACAGGACAAACAGAAAGCTACGGAGGCGATTTTCTTGGATCACTCTTGAAGGCTCACCATGATGCTGATGTGAAAACTAGAATCTCAGTGGATGACATAATCGACGAATGTAAAACGTTCTATTTTGCTGCACATGAAACAACCACCAATCTACTAAGTTGGAGTGTTCTTCTTCTAGCAAGTCACCCGGAATGGCAAGAGAAAGCGAGACAAGAAGTACTTGAACTCTATGGCCAAGAAACTCCGAAGACTGAAAGCATTTCAAGACTACACATT GTGGGCATGATTTTAAGTGAGACTCTGAGACTTTATTCACCGGTTATCTATCTTGTAAGAACAGCAGCAAGAAACACAAGACTTGGGGGACTTACAATTCCAGCAGGACTTGGATTGTACGTTCCCCCTTTATTCGTTCATAATAGCTGTGAATTATGGGGAGACGATGCTCATCTTTTCAAACCAGAGAGGTTTGCTGAAGGGATGGCGAAAGCAACACGGGACCAACTGATGTCTTATTTAGCTTTTGGCTTTGGTCCTCGAAAATGTGTTGGCAATAATTTTGCAACTACGGAGGCCAAAATAACACTCGCTATGATCTTGCAGCGTTACAAGTTCACTCTTTCACCAAACTACATTCACTCGCCGACCGTGGTTCTCAACCTCCAACCTAAACATGGAGTCCAGGTCATCCTAAGTCCACTGTAA